The following proteins are co-located in the Frigidibacter mobilis genome:
- a CDS encoding transposase, with translation MPATGSLQLVEAFVERLDGAPVGERRRWSDEFKAQAVTAALEPGINVSALARRLGISPPQLFGWRKAFLNKQKEDVPPGAPVPLVEIVVGDVLIRVAPDLGEAALRRLISAVRSA, from the coding sequence ATGCCTGCGACTGGTAGCTTGCAGTTGGTCGAGGCGTTCGTTGAGCGGCTGGACGGTGCGCCGGTCGGCGAGCGGCGCCGTTGGTCGGATGAGTTCAAGGCGCAGGCTGTCACAGCGGCGCTGGAGCCTGGCATCAATGTTTCCGCGCTGGCCCGCCGTCTGGGGATTTCCCCGCCGCAGCTGTTCGGCTGGCGCAAGGCTTTCCTGAACAAGCAGAAGGAGGATGTTCCCCCAGGCGCCCCGGTGCCGCTGGTGGAAATCGTTGTGGGCGATGTCCTCATCCGCGTCGCGCCCGATCTTGGCGAGGCCGCGTTGCGCCGTCTCATCAGCGCGGTGCGCTCGGCATGA